Proteins co-encoded in one Flavobacteriales bacterium genomic window:
- a CDS encoding OmpA family protein, producing the protein VHVAITGKVFEVEDSSKVGSMEEMIDFHSKSQEDDMKYKPLASATVSLYLIDKDNPEEPLLIKTDTTGDAGEYFLMMERGNNYQVVINKEGYFNRSFDLSTHNINRSDTIQRNAGVAPIPPEPIIIKNIYYPFDKYYLTDSAKTTIDTTIYVIMKENPNIIAEISSHTDSHGTDKYNERLSQKRAESVVKYLIEKGIKESRLVAKGYGESKPIAPNEKEDGSDDPEGRAKNRRTEFKVIGRIDNISGIIYED; encoded by the coding sequence CGTGCACGTGGCAATCACGGGTAAGGTCTTCGAAGTAGAAGACAGCAGCAAGGTGGGATCAATGGAAGAAATGATCGACTTCCACTCGAAAAGCCAGGAGGACGACATGAAATACAAACCGCTGGCCAGCGCAACGGTCTCCCTCTACCTTATAGACAAGGACAACCCGGAAGAACCTCTTCTTATAAAAACTGATACCACGGGAGATGCCGGAGAATACTTCCTGATGATGGAACGTGGAAATAACTACCAGGTCGTTATCAACAAAGAAGGTTACTTTAACCGGAGTTTTGACCTATCCACACATAATATAAACCGATCGGACACCATACAACGTAATGCCGGGGTCGCACCCATCCCACCCGAGCCGATCATCATTAAAAATATTTATTATCCCTTCGATAAATACTACCTCACCGACTCTGCAAAGACCACCATCGATACCACGATCTATGTGATCATGAAAGAAAACCCCAACATCATTGCAGAGATCAGTTCGCATACGGACAGTCACGGAACCGATAAATACAACGAACGCTTGTCTCAGAAAAGAGCCGAAAGCGTAGTGAAATATCTTATTGAAAAAGGGATTAAGGAAAGCCGCCTGGTGGCCAAAGGATACGGCGAATCCAAGCCCATTGCCCCTAACGAAAAGGAAGATGGCAGTGATGATCCGGAGGGAAGGGCAAAAAACCGAAGGACCGAATTCAAGGTCATCGGTCGCATCGACAACATTTCCGGTATCATCTACGAAGATTAG